The Sphingobacteriales bacterium genome has a segment encoding these proteins:
- the hemE gene encoding uroporphyrinogen decarboxylase: MLKNDLLLRTLRGEPCERVPVWLMRQAGRVLPQYRALRQSLSGFKELLTTPDLACEVTVQPVDELGVDAAIIFSDILVIPEAMGLPYEMVESRGPKFPRTIATAADLATLHIAEADAVDYTLEAIRLTKRALNGSVPLLGFCGAPFTIYCYMVEGSGSKTFSKAKALLYREPQTAQRLLQMITDSSINYLKAQVAAGADAVQIFDSWAGVASPELYETFSMPYLRQIAAALAPLAPVILFSKDAHFARRSLAQTAAAAIGMDWTMDIAETRRLVGDRVVLQGNLDPCALYAPLDEVQKMTRQMLQSYGGTRHIANLGHGLYPDIPLDAVKCFVDTVQQTTF; the protein is encoded by the coding sequence ATGTTAAAAAATGATTTGCTGCTGCGTACTTTGCGCGGCGAGCCTTGCGAGCGTGTGCCGGTGTGGTTGATGCGTCAGGCGGGGCGTGTATTGCCACAATACCGCGCCTTGCGCCAAAGCCTCAGTGGTTTCAAAGAACTCCTCACCACGCCCGACCTCGCCTGCGAAGTTACCGTGCAGCCGGTGGACGAACTCGGCGTTGATGCCGCTATTATCTTCTCCGATATTCTCGTTATTCCCGAAGCAATGGGCTTGCCCTACGAAATGGTGGAAAGCCGAGGACCCAAATTTCCGCGTACCATTGCTACTGCCGCCGACCTCGCCACCTTGCACATCGCCGAAGCCGATGCCGTTGATTATACCCTCGAAGCCATTCGCCTCACCAAACGCGCCCTCAACGGCAGTGTGCCGCTACTCGGTTTTTGCGGCGCACCTTTCACCATTTACTGCTATATGGTAGAAGGCAGCGGCTCCAAAACCTTTTCCAAAGCGAAGGCACTGCTGTATCGCGAGCCGCAAACGGCGCAGCGGCTTTTGCAGATGATTACCGACTCCAGCATCAACTACCTCAAAGCGCAGGTAGCCGCCGGAGCCGATGCCGTTCAGATATTTGATTCGTGGGCGGGTGTGGCTTCGCCGGAATTGTACGAAACCTTTTCAATGCCCTATTTGCGCCAAATTGCCGCCGCCCTTGCTCCTTTGGCTCCGGTGATTTTGTTTTCGAAAGATGCCCACTTCGCCCGCCGCAGCCTCGCACAAACCGCCGCCGCCGCTATTGGTATGGACTGGACGATGGATATTGCCGAAACCCGCCGTTTGGTGGGAGACAGGGTGGTTTTGCAGGGAAATTTAGACCCCTGCGCTTTGTATGCCCCTTTGGACGAGGTGCAGAAAATGACCCGACAGATGCTGCAATCTTACGGCGGCACACGCCATATCGCCAATCTGGGACACGGCTTGTATCCTGATATTCCCTTAGATGCCGTAAAATGTTTTGTGGATACGGTGCAGCAGACGACTTTTTAG
- a CDS encoding NupC/NupG family nucleoside CNT transporter, producing the protein MMDILRGFLGIGVLTAICYLFSNNRRAIDWKLVGVGLTMQLIFALLILKVGFVHDIFDFLSRTFVKLIDVSHAGTDFLFGEMAKVKEPWLYVFAIQVLPSIIFFSALSSLLYYLGVLQKIVYFFAWLLSKTMNQISGSESVSTAANIFLGQTEAPLMIRPYLSALTRSEVLCIMVGGMANTAGSVLAAYVGFLGGADPASRNFFALHMLSQSIMSAPAAIVAAKILYPQTDNEQVNKDLSISKEKIGNNVLDAIANGTTDGLKLAVNVAAMLIVFIALMAVLNYSMEKIGYWTHLNDWIAAISDGRYQVFNLKTIFGYLFAPLAWLIGVNSVDILSMGQLLGEKTIINEFVAYMSLGSMKAANTIVEEKTLVMATYALCGFANFSSIGIQIGGIGTLAPNQRDNLSSLGIKALLGGTIACLYTATIAGMLYIL; encoded by the coding sequence ATGATGGATATTTTACGCGGTTTTTTGGGCATTGGTGTGCTCACTGCTATTTGCTACTTATTCAGCAACAATCGCCGAGCCATTGACTGGAAATTGGTAGGAGTGGGATTAACGATGCAGTTGATTTTTGCTTTGCTGATTTTGAAAGTGGGTTTTGTACACGATATATTTGATTTTCTTTCGCGGACTTTCGTGAAGCTGATAGATGTATCGCATGCCGGCACCGACTTTTTGTTTGGCGAAATGGCGAAAGTAAAAGAACCTTGGCTGTATGTGTTTGCTATTCAGGTATTGCCGAGTATTATTTTCTTTTCGGCTTTGTCGTCTTTGCTGTATTATTTGGGCGTATTGCAAAAAATTGTATATTTCTTTGCGTGGCTCTTGAGCAAAACGATGAATCAGATTTCAGGCTCCGAGTCGGTATCTACTGCCGCCAATATCTTTTTGGGACAAACAGAAGCCCCTTTGATGATACGCCCTTATCTGAGTGCGCTCACACGCTCCGAAGTATTGTGCATTATGGTAGGCGGTATGGCAAATACTGCGGGCAGCGTATTGGCGGCGTATGTGGGTTTTTTGGGCGGTGCCGACCCCGCTTCGCGCAATTTTTTCGCCCTGCACATGTTGTCGCAATCTATTATGTCGGCACCCGCAGCCATTGTTGCTGCCAAAATATTATATCCCCAAACCGACAATGAGCAGGTGAATAAAGACCTGAGCATTTCAAAAGAAAAAATAGGCAACAACGTATTAGATGCCATTGCCAACGGCACCACAGACGGCTTGAAATTGGCGGTAAATGTGGCGGCGATGCTCATTGTATTTATTGCACTGATGGCGGTACTGAACTACTCAATGGAAAAAATCGGCTACTGGACACACCTCAACGACTGGATAGCTGCTATATCCGATGGTCGCTATCAGGTATTTAATCTCAAAACCATTTTCGGCTATCTGTTTGCTCCTTTGGCGTGGCTTATCGGGGTCAATAGTGTAGATATTTTATCAATGGGGCAGCTCTTGGGCGAAAAAACCATCATCAACGAATTTGTGGCGTATATGTCGCTGGGCAGTATGAAAGCCGCCAATACCATTGTAGAAGAAAAAACCTTGGTAATGGCAACTTATGCTTTGTGCGGCTTCGCCAATTTTTCGTCTATCGGTATTCAAATCGGCGGCATCGGCACTTTAGCCCCCAACCAGCGCGACAATCTTTCTTCCTTGGGCATCAAAGCACTGTTGGGCGGCACTATCGCTTGCTTATATACTGCCACCATTGCAGGTATGTTGTATATTTTGTAA
- a CDS encoding tetratricopeptide repeat protein, translating to MSKIENSKNIVTARIDAGGNVTVGDTTVINLKEAAQYKAIEADIRELDEQFQKITAKIARYPDDADFPAELLRIDEKRSQKQADLEALKKSVIKLAEDFQRIPLDTERLRLAKQHFNAGEFEKARAVFDAEVMGRELDDLLREKEQIDQKASENRQNLQDKANEYLILASLTATDFNLPDRYEKTITYFEQSLRADKNVENLFAYAYFLQKHNSYKEAQPLYEEALQMYGALAKENPAAYLPDVAATLNNLAVLHSDKNEFAAALEKYEEALQIRRSLAKENPAAYLPYVATTLNNLAALHSDNNEFAEALEKDEEALQIRRYLAQDNPAAYLPYVAGTLNNLGELHRVKNDFKQAEPILQEALQIYRDLAKANHVAYLPDVATTLNNLAALQYAESEFAAALKNYEEALLIRRTLAKANPAAYLPNVADTLNNLATLQQTNNELAAALEKYEEALQIRRTLAQANPAAYLPDVATTLNNLAVLHSDKNELAAALKNYEEALQMYRALAKENPAAYLPYVAGTLNNLANLQQVKNELAAALKNYEEALHIRRALAKENPAAYLPDVAMTLNNLANLQQVKNELAEALKNYEEALQIYRVLAEANLAAYLPAMATTLNNLAALQKAKNEFAAALKNYEEALQIRRYLAQTNPAAYLPDVAMTLNNLAALQQAKNELAEAEEKYEEALQIRRYLAKENPAAYLPDVAMTVINLSIFYLQSIPNKEKSIALARKTIEIAQNFPEHYRVQQYAITALRVLQYNGVDIEKLLNGE from the coding sequence ATGAGTAAAATAGAAAATAGTAAAAATATCGTGACTGCCCGTATTGATGCGGGCGGCAATGTTACTGTAGGCGATACCACGGTTATTAACCTGAAAGAGGCTGCACAGTACAAAGCTATTGAGGCGGACATCAGAGAATTGGACGAGCAATTCCAAAAGATTACAGCCAAAATAGCGCGATACCCCGATGATGCGGATTTTCCGGCAGAGCTACTCCGCATAGATGAAAAGCGCAGCCAAAAACAAGCAGATTTAGAGGCTCTCAAAAAATCGGTCATCAAATTGGCGGAGGATTTCCAGCGCATACCGCTCGACACGGAACGCCTGCGCTTGGCGAAACAGCATTTTAATGCGGGCGAATTTGAGAAAGCCCGCGCCGTTTTTGATGCAGAAGTAATGGGCAGAGAATTGGACGACTTGCTGCGCGAAAAAGAACAAATAGACCAAAAAGCAAGCGAAAACCGACAAAACCTGCAAGATAAAGCCAATGAATATCTTATCCTCGCCAGCCTGACGGCAACCGATTTTAACCTGCCCGACAGATACGAAAAAACGATAACTTATTTTGAGCAATCACTACGCGCAGATAAAAATGTGGAAAACCTATTTGCTTATGCTTACTTTTTACAAAAACACAATTCCTACAAAGAAGCGCAGCCCTTGTACGAAGAAGCCTTGCAGATGTATGGAGCACTTGCCAAAGAGAACCCCGCAGCCTATTTGCCCGATGTGGCTGCTACTTTGAACAATTTGGCGGTTTTACATTCGGATAAAAATGAATTTGCGGCGGCACTTGAAAAATACGAAGAAGCCTTGCAGATAAGAAGAAGCCTTGCCAAAGAGAACCCCGCAGCGTATTTGCCTTATGTGGCTACTACTTTGAACAATTTGGCGGCTTTACATTCGGATAACAATGAATTTGCAGAGGCACTCGAAAAAGACGAAGAAGCCTTGCAGATAAGAAGATACCTTGCCCAAGACAACCCCGCAGCCTATTTGCCATACGTGGCTGGTACTTTGAACAATCTGGGCGAGTTACACAGAGTAAAAAATGACTTCAAGCAAGCAGAACCAATTTTACAAGAAGCCTTGCAGATTTATAGAGATCTTGCTAAAGCCAACCACGTAGCCTACTTGCCTGATGTAGCTACTACTTTGAACAATTTAGCGGCTTTACAATATGCTGAAAGTGAATTTGCGGCAGCACTCAAAAACTACGAAGAAGCCTTGCTGATAAGAAGAACCCTTGCCAAAGCCAACCCCGCAGCCTATTTACCCAATGTGGCGGATACTTTGAACAATTTGGCAACTTTACAACAGACTAACAATGAATTGGCGGCGGCACTCGAAAAATACGAAGAAGCCTTGCAGATAAGAAGAACCCTTGCCCAAGCGAATCCCGCAGCATATTTGCCTGATGTCGCTACTACTTTGAACAATTTGGCGGTTTTACATTCGGATAAAAATGAATTGGCAGCGGCACTCAAAAACTACGAAGAAGCCTTGCAGATGTATAGAGCACTTGCCAAAGAGAACCCCGCAGCGTATTTGCCTTATGTGGCTGGGACTTTGAACAATTTGGCTAATTTACAACAGGTTAAAAATGAATTGGCAGCGGCACTCAAAAACTACGAAGAAGCCTTGCACATAAGAAGAGCACTTGCTAAAGAGAACCCCGCAGCATATTTGCCTGATGTCGCAATGACTTTGAACAATTTGGCTAATTTACAACAGGTTAAAAATGAATTGGCAGAGGCACTCAAAAACTACGAAGAAGCCTTGCAGATTTATAGAGTACTTGCCGAAGCCAACCTTGCAGCCTACTTGCCCGCTATGGCTACTACTTTGAACAATTTGGCGGCTTTACAAAAGGCTAAAAATGAATTTGCGGCAGCACTCAAAAACTACGAAGAAGCCTTGCAGATAAGAAGATACCTTGCCCAAACGAACCCCGCAGCGTATTTGCCCGATGTCGCAATGACTTTGAACAATTTGGCGGCTTTACAACAGGCTAAAAATGAATTGGCAGAGGCAGAAGAAAAATACGAAGAAGCCTTGCAGATAAGAAGATACCTTGCCAAAGAGAACCCCGCAGCGTATTTGCCCGATGTCGCAATGACCGTAATAAACCTGAGTATTTTTTATTTACAGTCCATTCCCAACAAGGAAAAATCTATTGCTTTGGCAAGGAAAACTATTGAAATTGCACAAAATTTTCCGGAGCACTATAGGGTACAACAATATGCAATTACTGCCCTACGAGTATTACAATACAATGGGGTAGATATAGAAAAGCTGCTGAATGGCGAATAA
- a CDS encoding bifunctional nuclease family protein has protein sequence MDTQKIELEIDRLSQSLTQMQSYAVVLSEVEGRRRLPVVIGAAEAQSIAMSMEKMSPSRPLTHDLMKNVLQEFGIELKEVIINNLLDGVFYAQLVCKTNNTLHYIDSRTSDALALAVRFRCPIYTYESILESAGITLEGQGMAEEARPAAESNPRSSIDESRLESLSEDRLQELLEKYLNEEAYEQAARVRDELHRRKDDR, from the coding sequence ATGGATACACAAAAAATAGAATTAGAAATTGACCGCCTTTCTCAAAGCCTTACGCAAATGCAGTCGTATGCGGTGGTATTGAGCGAAGTGGAAGGCAGGCGGCGTTTGCCGGTGGTCATTGGGGCTGCCGAAGCCCAGTCTATTGCTATGTCAATGGAAAAAATGTCGCCTTCGCGCCCTTTAACACACGACCTGATGAAAAATGTATTGCAGGAGTTTGGGATAGAACTCAAAGAAGTAATTATCAATAATTTGTTAGACGGCGTTTTTTACGCTCAATTGGTATGCAAAACCAACAATACCTTGCATTATATTGATTCGCGCACTTCCGATGCCTTGGCGTTGGCGGTTCGTTTTCGTTGTCCTATTTATACCTACGAGTCTATTTTGGAGTCGGCGGGTATTACCTTAGAAGGTCAGGGTATGGCAGAAGAAGCCCGCCCTGCCGCAGAAAGCAACCCGCGCAGCAGCATCGACGAGTCGCGTTTGGAGAGCCTCTCCGAAGACCGCCTGCAAGAACTCTTGGAAAAATACCTCAATGAAGAAGCCTACGAGCAAGCCGCCCGTGTGCGCGACGAACTCCACCGCCGCAAAGACGACCGTTGA